One region of Synechococcus elongatus PCC 11801 genomic DNA includes:
- the cobN gene encoding cobaltochelatase subunit CobN: protein MHRLAAIPGGWTPATEGVIFVEQSPAPIVFLTAADTDISAIAQARAFLPADFPAVRVVNLLQLQQQLSIDTYAESVLAQAQVILLRLLGGRSYWSYGLEVVRETVQRSGATLIVLPGDNQPDLDLMSQSTLPLAEVQQGWQYFLEGGVANLANALRWAAHQGLSPRFSYELPQRIPAVGRYPFLTSLDYATAPQVGILFYRAHYLAGNLAAIDALCQALCDRGLYPVPLFVTSLRDADIQAEIVDYFKHQPESAIQVLINTTSFSVLQPLALQREAIAEAEPSQLWQLLDVPVLQVILSGGSLEGWQQDWRGLSPRDVAMNVALPEVDGRIITRAISFKATQGWNLDLETDVLGYQPLPDRIQFVADLAANWVKLRLKPTCDRKVALILANYPTRNGRIANGVGLDTPASCLEILQALQQEGYSLSNLPENVDQLIQQLTAGITNDPETQELNPVYQRLSHGHYCAWFQTLPTTVQSAIQARWGSPKEDLAIAGIQLGNVFIGIQPARGYDADPALNYHAPDLEPTHDYLAFYEWLRSDFGADAIVHVGKHGNLEWLPGKSLALSEQCYPEVALGPLPHLYPFIVNDPGEGSQAKRRSQAVILDHLTPPMTRAELYGGLQKLESLIDEYYDAQTLDPTRLPAIRDRISQLIQQDHLSAEIQGLTPGHDPQQLDPDQLAALITNADRYLCELKESQIRDGLHIFGSCPQGRQLRDLIISIARHPTAGRQGLTRAIAQAYGLEFDPLTADLASLLTPSLELQSSRCRTVGEAVEQLEAIAADAIDQLLQGQAIATITDSAELQSELTWIHQTLLPNLRQTDQEMMALLRGLAGHYIPAGPSGAPTRGRPEVLPTGRNFYAVDIRSLPTESAWDVGRKAADRLIEAYTQEQGEYPQTLALSLWGTATMRTGGDDLAEAMALIGVQPVWEGSSRRVIDFEILPLSLLQRPRVDVTLRISGFFRDAFPNLIDLFDQAIAAVADLEEPENWNPIAAKVRQETASWQQQGLPLDQAQRRSRYRIFGSKPGAYGAGLQGLIESQNWDSADDLGRAYLNWSSYAYSGQGIGQCEPEAFTQRLQQLQIVLQNQDNREHDILDSDDYYQFQGGLAAATALIQGQQPQLYFGDHSCVDNPKVRSLQQEIARVYRSRVVNPKWIEGAMRHGYKGAFEMAATLDFLFAYDATTALVPDYMYQGVAEAYLIDSKVQHFIQTHNPWALRDMAERLLEAEQRGLWQHADARLIAQLRSLSLEVEADIEGRLGSIPDNNSR from the coding sequence ATGCACCGACTCGCGGCCATCCCCGGCGGCTGGACCCCAGCCACGGAGGGCGTGATCTTCGTCGAACAGTCGCCAGCTCCGATTGTTTTTCTGACGGCGGCCGATACGGATATCAGCGCGATCGCGCAAGCTCGGGCTTTTTTGCCAGCAGACTTTCCTGCCGTTCGTGTGGTCAATTTGCTGCAATTACAGCAGCAACTGTCGATCGACACCTATGCCGAGTCGGTGCTGGCGCAGGCGCAGGTCATCCTGCTGCGGTTGCTGGGAGGACGGTCCTACTGGTCCTACGGTTTGGAAGTCGTGCGCGAAACGGTGCAGCGCAGTGGAGCCACGCTGATTGTCTTGCCGGGCGACAATCAGCCAGATTTAGACCTGATGAGCCAGTCGACCTTGCCCTTGGCTGAGGTGCAGCAAGGCTGGCAATACTTTCTTGAAGGCGGTGTTGCCAATCTGGCGAATGCCCTGCGCTGGGCAGCCCATCAGGGGCTCTCCCCACGGTTTAGCTACGAACTGCCGCAACGGATTCCAGCGGTAGGTCGTTATCCCTTTCTGACATCACTGGACTATGCAACCGCACCGCAGGTCGGCATTCTTTTCTATCGCGCTCACTATCTAGCAGGGAATCTGGCGGCGATTGATGCGCTGTGCCAAGCCTTGTGCGATCGCGGGCTCTATCCAGTGCCACTCTTTGTCACCTCGCTGCGCGACGCGGATATCCAAGCTGAAATTGTTGACTACTTCAAACATCAGCCGGAATCCGCGATTCAAGTCCTGATCAACACCACCAGTTTTTCGGTTCTGCAACCGCTGGCGCTCCAGCGAGAAGCGATCGCAGAAGCAGAACCCTCACAGCTTTGGCAGTTGCTCGACGTCCCTGTTCTGCAAGTCATTCTCAGCGGCGGTAGCCTCGAGGGTTGGCAACAGGATTGGCGGGGATTATCGCCTCGGGATGTGGCGATGAATGTAGCCTTGCCAGAAGTCGATGGTCGGATCATTACCCGAGCGATTTCTTTCAAAGCTACTCAAGGTTGGAATCTAGATTTAGAAACGGATGTTTTAGGCTATCAACCCCTGCCCGATCGCATTCAGTTTGTGGCAGATTTAGCGGCGAACTGGGTGAAGCTGCGACTGAAACCAACCTGCGATCGCAAGGTCGCTCTAATTCTGGCGAACTACCCAACTCGCAATGGTCGTATCGCCAATGGGGTGGGTCTAGATACACCGGCAAGTTGTCTGGAAATTCTCCAAGCCCTGCAGCAAGAAGGGTATTCCCTCAGCAATCTCCCCGAGAATGTTGATCAATTAATTCAGCAACTAACTGCTGGCATCACAAATGATCCTGAAACCCAAGAGCTCAATCCGGTTTATCAGCGCTTGAGTCATGGGCACTATTGCGCTTGGTTTCAAACACTACCGACAACCGTTCAGTCAGCGATTCAAGCGCGTTGGGGCTCACCTAAAGAAGACTTGGCGATCGCAGGAATTCAGCTCGGGAATGTCTTCATTGGAATTCAGCCTGCGCGAGGCTATGATGCCGATCCCGCCTTGAACTATCACGCACCGGATCTGGAACCGACGCATGACTATTTAGCTTTTTATGAATGGCTGCGATCGGATTTTGGTGCTGATGCGATTGTCCATGTCGGCAAGCATGGAAACTTAGAGTGGTTGCCGGGTAAAAGTTTGGCACTTTCAGAACAGTGCTATCCCGAAGTTGCTCTCGGCCCGCTGCCCCATTTGTATCCTTTTATCGTCAATGATCCCGGTGAAGGCTCTCAGGCCAAGCGGCGATCGCAGGCGGTGATTCTCGATCATTTAACGCCGCCGATGACGCGGGCTGAACTCTACGGCGGGCTGCAAAAACTGGAGAGTTTAATCGATGAATATTACGATGCTCAAACACTTGATCCCACACGACTGCCTGCAATCCGCGATCGCATCAGTCAACTGATTCAGCAAGATCATCTCAGTGCGGAGATTCAAGGTCTAACGCCAGGTCATGATCCCCAGCAACTCGATCCCGATCAACTCGCTGCTCTGATCACCAACGCCGATCGCTATCTCTGTGAACTGAAAGAGTCACAAATTCGGGATGGTTTGCATATTTTCGGCAGTTGCCCCCAAGGTCGACAGCTGCGAGATCTGATCATCTCGATCGCTCGCCATCCGACGGCCGGTCGCCAAGGTCTAACCCGTGCGATCGCCCAAGCTTACGGATTGGAATTTGATCCGTTGACAGCGGATTTAGCCAGTCTCCTCACGCCCAGTCTGGAATTGCAGTCCAGCCGCTGCAGAACGGTAGGCGAAGCAGTTGAACAACTAGAAGCGATCGCGGCGGATGCGATTGATCAACTCCTGCAAGGGCAGGCGATCGCAACCATCACAGACTCAGCTGAGCTGCAATCCGAACTGACTTGGATTCACCAAACGCTGCTGCCCAACCTGCGGCAAACCGATCAGGAAATGATGGCGTTGCTGCGCGGTTTAGCAGGGCATTACATCCCTGCTGGCCCTTCAGGCGCGCCGACTCGTGGCCGACCAGAGGTGCTACCGACGGGTCGCAATTTCTATGCCGTCGATATTCGATCGCTGCCAACTGAAAGTGCTTGGGATGTCGGTCGCAAAGCAGCCGATCGCTTGATCGAGGCCTACACCCAAGAGCAAGGTGAATATCCGCAAACGCTGGCCCTATCGCTTTGGGGAACTGCCACGATGCGCACCGGCGGTGATGATTTGGCCGAAGCGATGGCGCTGATTGGCGTGCAACCCGTTTGGGAGGGCAGTTCACGGCGGGTGATTGATTTTGAAATCCTGCCGCTGTCCCTTCTGCAACGCCCCAGAGTCGATGTCACCTTGCGAATTTCCGGCTTCTTTCGGGATGCATTTCCCAACTTGATTGATCTGTTTGACCAAGCGATCGCAGCGGTTGCCGATTTAGAGGAGCCGGAAAATTGGAATCCGATTGCTGCCAAGGTGCGCCAAGAAACTGCTAGTTGGCAACAGCAAGGATTACCACTTGATCAAGCTCAACGGCGATCGCGCTATCGCATTTTTGGATCGAAACCCGGTGCCTATGGAGCTGGCCTTCAAGGGCTCATTGAATCGCAAAACTGGGACTCTGCTGATGATTTAGGGCGGGCTTATCTGAATTGGAGCAGCTATGCCTACAGTGGCCAGGGCATTGGTCAGTGCGAGCCAGAAGCCTTTACGCAACGACTCCAACAGCTGCAAATTGTGCTCCAAAATCAAGACAATCGCGAGCACGATATTCTCGACTCCGATGACTACTATCAATTCCAAGGCGGACTCGCAGCTGCAACAGCACTGATTCAAGGGCAACAGCCGCAGCTCTACTTTGGTGATCATTCCTGTGTCGATAATCCCAAGGTGCGATCGCTGCAACAGGAAATTGCGCGGGTCTATCGCTCCCGTGTCGTCAATCCTAAATGGATTGAAGGGGCAATGCGCCATGGCTATAAAGGAGCTTTTGAAATGGCGGCAACCCTCGATTTTCTCTTTGCCTATGATGCGACCACTGCACTTGTTCCTGACTATATGTATCAGGGAGTAGCCGAGGCCTATTTAATCGACTCCAAGGTTCAACACTTTATTCAAACCCATAATCCTTGGGCACTACGAGACATGGCAGAACGCCTCCTCGAAGCGGAACAACGAGGATTGTGGCAGCATGCGGATGCTCGGCTAATTGCTCAACTGCGATCGCTCTCGCTTGAAGTAGAGGCGGATATCGAAGGTCGACTCGGAAGTATTCCAGACAACAACTCACGCTAG
- the pyk gene encoding pyruvate kinase, giving the protein MQPNDFQRRTKIVATIGPATSKPEVLRALIEAGASTLRLNFSHGTHDDHQRSIRLIRQISFELNRPVGILQDLQGPKIRLGRFADGPITVQKGDSFILTSRSVPGSQTISSVTYEPLADEVPEGATILLDDGRVEMKVVRVDRQTRELHCEVVVGGILSNNKGVNFPGVYLSVKALTDKDREDLIFGLDQGVDWVALSFVRNPQDVLEIKELISRAGKSVPVIAKIEKHEAIEQMEAVLSLCDGVMVARGDLGVELPAEDVPILQKRLIRTANRLGIPVITATQMLDSMVSNPRPTRAEISDVANAILDGTDAVMLSNETAVGKFPIEAVATMATIARRMEAEQQYITLNPTPTSSIPNAISQAVGHIAEQLDAAAIMTLTQSGATARNVSKFRPTTPILAVTPNIDVARQLQLVWGVQPLLVVDLPSTSQTFRAALNVAQERALLKEGDLVVMTAGTLPGVSGSTDLVKVEIVTAVIARGIGVGQGSVSGKARVVHNAAEAANLAQGEILIATQTTADYIEAIRKASGIVTEEEGLTSHAAVIGLRLGIPVIVGVKNATSVVRDGSILTLDVKRGLLYSGAVGAVAAEQPISV; this is encoded by the coding sequence ATGCAACCCAACGACTTTCAGCGCCGCACCAAAATTGTCGCCACGATTGGCCCTGCAACGTCCAAGCCCGAGGTGCTGCGGGCGTTGATCGAAGCCGGTGCATCGACGCTGCGGCTCAATTTCTCCCATGGGACCCACGACGATCATCAGCGCAGCATTCGTCTGATCCGTCAAATTTCCTTTGAACTCAATCGGCCCGTTGGCATCCTCCAAGACTTACAGGGGCCCAAAATCCGCCTCGGACGTTTTGCCGATGGCCCAATCACGGTCCAGAAAGGCGATTCCTTTATCCTGACCAGCCGTAGTGTACCGGGCTCGCAAACGATCAGCTCGGTCACCTATGAACCACTGGCTGATGAAGTGCCGGAAGGCGCCACAATCCTGCTCGATGACGGCCGCGTCGAAATGAAGGTGGTGCGTGTCGATCGCCAAACCCGAGAGCTGCACTGCGAAGTCGTGGTGGGTGGCATCCTCTCCAACAACAAAGGGGTCAACTTCCCTGGCGTCTATCTGTCCGTCAAAGCCCTGACCGATAAAGACCGCGAAGACCTGATCTTTGGCTTGGATCAAGGTGTGGACTGGGTTGCTCTCAGCTTTGTGCGTAATCCGCAGGATGTGCTGGAGATCAAGGAACTGATCTCTCGAGCTGGGAAATCCGTGCCCGTGATCGCCAAGATTGAAAAGCACGAAGCGATCGAGCAGATGGAAGCCGTGCTCTCGCTCTGTGATGGCGTGATGGTGGCGCGGGGTGACCTTGGTGTCGAGCTGCCGGCGGAAGATGTGCCGATTCTGCAAAAACGGCTGATCCGCACGGCCAATCGCCTCGGCATTCCGGTGATTACTGCGACCCAAATGCTAGACAGCATGGTCAGCAATCCACGGCCGACTCGGGCTGAAATTTCGGACGTGGCCAACGCCATCTTGGATGGCACCGATGCGGTGATGCTTTCCAACGAGACGGCGGTTGGTAAGTTCCCGATCGAAGCTGTGGCAACCATGGCCACGATCGCCCGCCGCATGGAAGCCGAGCAGCAATACATCACCCTCAACCCGACGCCGACCAGCTCCATTCCAAATGCGATCAGCCAAGCGGTTGGTCACATTGCCGAGCAATTGGATGCGGCTGCAATTATGACCCTGACCCAAAGTGGGGCAACAGCGCGCAACGTTTCCAAGTTCCGCCCGACCACGCCGATTTTGGCGGTTACGCCCAATATCGATGTGGCGCGTCAGCTGCAACTGGTGTGGGGCGTCCAGCCGCTGCTGGTCGTTGATTTGCCTTCGACGAGCCAGACTTTCCGCGCTGCCCTCAACGTCGCTCAAGAGCGTGCGTTGCTCAAGGAAGGCGATTTGGTGGTGATGACGGCGGGTACCCTGCCGGGCGTTTCCGGCTCTACTGACTTGGTCAAGGTCGAAATTGTTACGGCAGTGATCGCTCGGGGCATCGGGGTTGGTCAGGGCAGTGTCAGTGGCAAAGCCCGAGTCGTTCACAATGCGGCTGAAGCTGCCAATCTGGCCCAGGGCGAAATTCTGATCGCCACCCAAACGACAGCGGACTACATCGAAGCGATTCGCAAGGCCAGCGGTATCGTCACGGAAGAGGAAGGCTTGACTAGCCATGCCGCCGTGATTGGCTTGCGCTTGGGCATTCCCGTGATCGTTGGCGTCAAGAACGCCACCAGTGTCGTACGGGATGGTTCAATCCTGACGCTGGATGTGAAGCGAGGACTGCTCTACTCCGGTGCGGTTGGAGCAGTTGCTGCCGAACAGCCGATTTCCGTCTAG
- a CDS encoding nucleoside triphosphate pyrophosphohydrolase family protein, translated as MDFQEYQQQSRQTACYPQAGQNFLYPTLGLCGEAGEVAEKIKKVIRDRDGQIDAETQAAIAKELGDVLWYVAQLATELGLEMDAIAAANLDKLRSRQQRGVLQGSGDNR; from the coding sequence GTGGATTTTCAGGAGTACCAGCAACAGTCTCGCCAAACGGCCTGCTATCCCCAGGCAGGACAGAACTTTCTCTATCCCACCCTGGGCTTGTGCGGTGAAGCCGGTGAGGTTGCAGAGAAGATCAAAAAGGTGATTCGCGATCGCGACGGCCAAATCGACGCTGAGACCCAAGCGGCGATCGCCAAGGAATTAGGCGACGTGCTTTGGTATGTGGCACAACTGGCAACTGAACTCGGACTCGAGATGGACGCGATCGCGGCGGCCAATCTCGACAAACTGCGATCGCGCCAACAACGGGGCGTCCTGCAAGGCTCTGGTGATAACCGCTAG
- a CDS encoding NAD(P)/FAD-dependent oxidoreductase — translation MISTVSKPRVVVIGGGFGGLYTALNLGKAPVELTLIDKRNFHLFQPLLYQVATGEISPGDIAAPLRAIVGRNPNTRVILGEVTDIDPQAHWVRVGDEIVEYDYLVVATGASHHYFGNDQWQPFAPGLKTVEDALEMRRRIYFALEQAEQESDPERQKAWLTFTIVGAGPTGVELAGAIAELTRGEMRKEFRNVDTTQAKVILIEGMDRVLPPFPPELSAQAQAQLEGLGVIVQTKAMVTDIQEDRVVFKTGDELHKIPSRTTLWAAGVKASPLGKLLAQRTGAELDRIGRVIVQPDLQLPTDPSVYVLGDLAHCPDQNGNPLPGVAAVAMQQGAYLGKALKRRVQSQAVESFRYQDFGSMAVIGRNAAVARLGGIRLSGLPAWLVWAFVHVWYLIEFDSKLLVMVQWAWTYFNQKRGTRLIVNHHRMSAPAATAATTPEKELAKS, via the coding sequence ATGATCTCGACTGTCAGCAAACCGCGTGTCGTCGTCATCGGCGGCGGCTTCGGAGGATTGTATACAGCTCTCAACTTGGGCAAGGCGCCGGTTGAGCTCACGCTGATTGATAAACGGAATTTCCACCTCTTCCAACCGCTGCTCTACCAAGTGGCCACGGGTGAAATTTCCCCTGGTGATATTGCTGCTCCCTTGCGAGCGATCGTGGGTCGCAACCCCAACACCCGCGTCATTCTCGGTGAAGTGACCGACATCGATCCGCAGGCGCATTGGGTGCGTGTCGGTGATGAAATCGTTGAATACGATTACCTCGTCGTTGCCACGGGTGCCAGCCACCACTACTTCGGCAATGACCAATGGCAGCCTTTCGCACCAGGTCTAAAAACGGTTGAAGATGCGCTGGAAATGCGTCGCCGGATTTACTTTGCGCTTGAGCAAGCTGAGCAAGAAAGTGACCCTGAACGGCAAAAGGCTTGGCTGACCTTCACGATCGTTGGGGCTGGCCCTACGGGTGTGGAACTGGCAGGTGCGATCGCGGAATTGACCCGCGGTGAAATGCGCAAAGAATTCCGCAATGTCGATACCACCCAAGCCAAAGTCATTTTGATTGAAGGCATGGATCGGGTGCTGCCGCCCTTCCCGCCGGAGCTTTCAGCGCAAGCGCAAGCGCAACTGGAAGGCTTGGGCGTGATCGTGCAAACCAAGGCCATGGTCACGGACATTCAAGAAGATCGCGTGGTCTTTAAGACCGGCGATGAGTTGCATAAAATTCCTAGCCGCACGACCCTCTGGGCAGCCGGTGTCAAAGCCTCGCCCCTCGGCAAGCTCTTGGCGCAGCGAACCGGTGCAGAACTCGATCGCATTGGCCGCGTGATTGTGCAGCCCGATTTGCAGCTGCCGACTGACCCCAGCGTTTACGTGTTGGGTGACTTGGCGCATTGCCCGGATCAAAATGGCAACCCACTGCCTGGTGTGGCTGCCGTAGCAATGCAGCAGGGCGCGTATCTGGGTAAAGCCTTGAAGCGCCGCGTTCAGAGCCAAGCGGTGGAGTCGTTCCGTTATCAGGACTTCGGCAGCATGGCGGTGATTGGCCGCAATGCCGCGGTGGCACGACTGGGTGGCATCCGCTTGAGTGGACTGCCCGCTTGGTTAGTCTGGGCCTTTGTCCACGTCTGGTACTTGATTGAATTCGACAGCAAACTGCTGGTGATGGTGCAGTGGGCTTGGACTTACTTCAACCAAAAACGCGGCACTCGCTTGATCGTCAATCACCACCGAATGTCGGCACCGGCAGCAACAGCCGCGACGACGCCTGAAAAAGAATTGGCGAAGTCCTAG
- a CDS encoding Uma2 family endonuclease: MMVTIPRDFHLSPHQFEQLCRANPDRRFELDADGQLIEMRPTHWQSGDRNAELTYQLRAWYRQTRQGRVFDSSTGFRLPNGAIRSPDAAWVTPEQLARAEARGLDEFFPDCPAFVIELASASDRPDDLRSKLAEYLSNGCQLGWLILPTFRQVEVWRSPQDPECLENPEIVSADPLLSGFSLDLREIW; the protein is encoded by the coding sequence ATGATGGTTACGATTCCTCGGGACTTTCACCTCAGTCCGCATCAGTTTGAGCAGCTCTGTCGGGCCAACCCCGATCGCCGCTTTGAGTTGGATGCCGACGGACAATTAATTGAGATGCGTCCTACCCATTGGCAGAGTGGCGATCGCAATGCTGAGCTGACCTATCAGCTTCGTGCTTGGTATCGACAAACCCGCCAAGGTCGCGTTTTTGACTCCTCAACCGGTTTCCGCTTGCCGAATGGGGCGATTCGCTCACCGGATGCGGCTTGGGTGACACCGGAACAGTTGGCGCGGGCAGAAGCGCGTGGATTGGATGAGTTCTTTCCAGATTGTCCAGCCTTTGTGATTGAACTGGCTTCTGCAAGCGATCGCCCGGATGATTTGCGCAGCAAACTCGCGGAATATCTGTCCAACGGATGTCAGCTGGGCTGGCTAATTCTGCCAACATTCCGACAGGTAGAAGTGTGGCGATCGCCCCAAGATCCCGAGTGTCTTGAGAATCCAGAAATCGTTTCCGCTGATCCGCTTCTTTCTGGCTTCAGTCTCGATTTGCGCGAAATTTGGTGA
- a CDS encoding tautomerase family protein, whose amino-acid sequence MPIIQVQHRRSSLNPEQKAAIATRLTELLLQMEGGAHTEGGKAFATVLFSAVDDADWWVGGCNDDRYIHSPGAFLVTVTIPEGYMNQAHKNEVHAGATAALMEVLAPGQSAPAGNSILVMINEIPEGNWGAGGHPISIAAIAETVGLDPTGDRFAWVHSYFAAKARLYSAAQFPADIGGLLPSEQE is encoded by the coding sequence ATGCCGATCATTCAAGTTCAGCACCGCAGAAGTAGTCTGAACCCTGAGCAGAAAGCCGCGATCGCTACACGCCTGACAGAGCTACTCCTCCAGATGGAGGGTGGCGCCCACACCGAAGGCGGCAAGGCTTTCGCCACCGTGTTATTCAGCGCGGTGGATGATGCCGATTGGTGGGTTGGCGGGTGCAACGACGATCGCTACATTCACTCACCGGGTGCATTCTTGGTCACCGTGACCATTCCTGAGGGTTACATGAACCAAGCGCACAAAAACGAGGTGCATGCTGGCGCTACTGCCGCATTGATGGAGGTGCTGGCACCAGGACAATCGGCTCCTGCTGGCAACAGCATTCTGGTGATGATCAACGAGATCCCGGAGGGCAACTGGGGCGCAGGCGGCCATCCGATCAGTATTGCCGCGATCGCTGAGACAGTCGGTCTTGATCCCACCGGCGATCGCTTCGCCTGGGTGCACTCATACTTTGCTGCTAAAGCACGGCTCTACAGTGCGGCGCAATTCCCAGCCGACATCGGAGGGTTGCTGCCATCCGAGCAGGAGTAA
- a CDS encoding pirin family protein: MQNSFLLRAAERGQGHYISTGPNASYIAGHPNATLTRQSSFNFHEYQSGRAGFGKIRVFGDEVFSGAGCGYNMHPHHNFVICAFILSGELTHINTVGNIDQLHAGDYYVFSAGAGGKHCELNLHSEDMQVIYIWFLPEQLYLPPSYHRGHFDSQANRNQLATLVGEANGALPIPQDVRISRLVSDEPTELTYRLTSRQHGIYAFVIEGSAQVDGVALDRRDSLGLWDIDAVQLKTSSGRNDLLIVETVM; this comes from the coding sequence ATGCAAAATTCATTCCTGTTGCGGGCTGCGGAACGGGGTCAGGGGCACTACATTTCTACAGGACCCAACGCCTCATATATTGCCGGCCACCCCAACGCGACACTGACGCGCCAATCTAGCTTCAACTTCCACGAATACCAGTCAGGTCGTGCCGGCTTCGGCAAAATCCGCGTCTTCGGTGACGAAGTTTTCTCGGGCGCTGGCTGTGGCTACAACATGCATCCGCACCACAACTTCGTGATTTGTGCCTTCATCCTGAGTGGCGAACTGACGCATATCAATACTGTTGGCAACATCGACCAGCTTCATGCCGGTGACTACTACGTTTTCTCTGCGGGCGCAGGCGGCAAGCATTGTGAGCTGAACCTACATTCAGAAGACATGCAGGTGATCTACATCTGGTTTCTGCCAGAGCAGCTCTACTTGCCACCGTCCTACCACCGTGGGCACTTCGATTCGCAAGCAAACCGCAATCAACTCGCCACTCTGGTGGGTGAGGCCAACGGCGCGCTGCCCATTCCGCAGGATGTGCGCATCTCGCGTTTAGTCAGTGACGAACCAACAGAGCTAACGTATCGACTTACCTCACGCCAGCACGGGATTTACGCCTTCGTGATTGAAGGCAGTGCTCAAGTTGATGGGGTAGCGCTAGACCGGCGGGACAGTCTCGGCCTTTGGGACATCGATGCAGTGCAACTCAAAACCAGCAGTGGCCGCAACGACTTACTGATTGTCGAAACCGTGATGTGA
- a CDS encoding rubredoxin, with protein sequence MNDDSFKRYLCLGCGFLYDEQLGLPESGIPPGTRWADIPDDWVCPDCGTPKSNFELVEIPYADDEPARSQPT encoded by the coding sequence ATGAACGACGATTCCTTCAAACGCTACCTATGCCTCGGTTGCGGATTCCTCTACGACGAGCAGCTAGGTCTGCCCGAGTCCGGCATCCCGCCCGGCACACGTTGGGCTGATATTCCCGATGACTGGGTCTGTCCAGACTGCGGCACCCCAAAAAGTAATTTCGAGCTGGTTGAGATTCCCTACGCCGACGACGAGCCAGCGCGATCGCAGCCCACCTAA
- a CDS encoding alpha/beta fold hydrolase, protein MKTPVLFIPGFAGTSAMWDYTITHLNDLIDAQSLVMNADSLHEMVESVVKSCPEQFSIVGHSMGSWVGAAVAAMYPERISKLVLMDGWARSNPDKAADMEKTLKAYQSGLYQETLAQHRPQVFYTNNPDFAKNVEFLKSLHDQMPEDVLLKQWTAMVNDNDIRELLSKIQCPTLVVHGRHDPWFDLEESLFLAQSIHQSQYTIVEDAAHGTPIEQPQATTALLRLFFGNN, encoded by the coding sequence GTGAAAACCCCAGTCTTATTCATTCCAGGCTTTGCAGGCACCTCAGCAATGTGGGATTACACAATCACTCATCTCAATGACCTCATTGATGCTCAGAGTCTAGTAATGAATGCAGATTCTTTGCATGAAATGGTTGAGTCAGTGGTTAAGTCTTGTCCAGAGCAATTTTCTATTGTTGGCCATTCTATGGGGTCTTGGGTGGGAGCGGCTGTTGCTGCGATGTATCCTGAGCGAATTTCAAAGTTGGTTTTGATGGATGGATGGGCTCGGAGCAATCCAGACAAAGCTGCAGACATGGAGAAAACGCTCAAAGCCTATCAGTCTGGTCTATATCAAGAAACGCTAGCGCAACATCGACCTCAGGTGTTTTATACGAATAATCCTGATTTTGCTAAAAACGTCGAATTTCTGAAAAGCTTGCATGATCAAATGCCTGAGGATGTTCTCCTAAAACAATGGACAGCCATGGTAAACGATAATGATATTCGAGAGCTTTTGTCGAAGATTCAATGCCCTACATTAGTCGTTCATGGTCGTCATGATCCTTGGTTTGATTTAGAGGAAAGTTTATTCTTAGCTCAATCAATTCATCAGTCTCAGTACACGATTGTTGAAGATGCAGCACATGGAACTCCCATTGAGCAACCTCAAGCGACTACTGCACTCTTGAGACTCTTTTTTGGCAACAATTAA